gtaaaaataaagaaaaaccctggaatgagtaggtgtgtccaaacttttgactgtaacTGTACGCaagcactcacactcacacacgcgtgcacacacaaaGTTTCTTAAACTCAGTGAAATGGCGTTGCCACAAGCAGATATTGGCatgagcgagatgcaagacttcagctctcacacagtcacacacagtatgtGTGCCAGGCTTCACGTCATGTAAATTAACCCACTAATATGTTTACTTTCTACGCCATATCGCTGTCTATCTTTAAGTTATTGTTGATTTGTTTGTGTTATTCATTTTGATGATATTCATGGATATACTATAATTcatttatataataataatatacacaaTGATGACTCAAAATGTGCATCTGTCTATTTACCACGGAGGGCAGGAGCCCACAGGAAGTGGTACTGCTCGGAGGCAACAGTGGAACCAAAGAGAGGAAGTAGTGGGTTGGTGTGGAggatgggatggggggggggggggggggttaaaaacCCTTCTTTATGCTGCAATATAATAATCCTATTTTGACAATGAAGCCACAGATTGTGTAGAACTTCTGCTTCAAGGGTTTTGTGACTATGTATGGTCAGCTTTGAGATATTTTAGAAAAAGAATGTGAAAAATAACCAGGAACAGAAACATTTGAAGCTTGATAAAGATGTACTGTCTCTACACCAAGCAAACTTTTAGAAAACACATTTGATACAACTTTGAAACAGTCACTTACAAACGAGCTTACTCGGTGTAAAATGTATAATTTAAGAGAATGGCAATATAATGTGCATTGCATTCATGAGGTTTGTTTTTGACACCGTTGATGTCTTGTCATTGAATTATGATTTCTTAACTTTAACACCATCTTAAGTTAACACAAGTTATCATCTTGTACATCCTGTCCCTTTGAGTTGCCTTGTCAATTCCACATAAATGGTTTCTGTAGCTGTGTGAAATCTGTAAATAGATCTATGTGTCAAGTTACCACATGCTTTAGACTACCAATAGTTTGTTTAAAcgcaatctctctctctaccatgaAATGTATCACTGTCTTCCAGTTGCAAGTTCGCAGCATATATGAAAGCTCTCACCGATGCAGCTCTGTATGAAAGCTCTCACCGATGCAGCTCTGTAAGAAAGCTCTTACCGATGCAGCTCTGTACAAAAGCTCTCACCGATGCAGCTCTGTATGAAAGCTCTCACCGATGCAGCTCTGTATGAAAGCTCTCACCGATGCAGCTCTGTATGAAAGCTCTCACCGATGCAGCTCTGTATGAAAGCTCTCACCGATGCAGCTCTGTATGAAAGCTCTCACCGATGCAGCTCTGTATGAAAGCTCTCACCGATGCAGCTCTCTATGAAAGCTCTCACTGATGCAGCTCTGTATGAAAGCTCTCACCGATGCAGCTCTGTATGAAAGCTCTCACCGATGCAGCTCTGTAAGAAAGCTCTCACCGATGCAGCTCTGTATGAAAGCTCTCACCGATGCAGCTCTGTAAGAAAGCTCTCACCGATGCAGCTCTGTACAAAAGCTCTCACCGATGCAGCTCTGTATGAAAGCTCTCACCGATGCAGCTCTGTATGAAAGCTCTCACCGATGCAGCTCTGTATGAAAGCTCTCACCGATGCAGCTCTGTATGAAAGCTCTCACCGATGCAGCTCTCTATGAAAGCTCTCACTGATGCAGCTCTGTATGAAAGCTCTCACCGATGCAGCTCTCTATGAAAGCTCTCACCGATGCAGCTCTCTATGAAAGCTCTCACCGATGCAGCTCTGTATGAAAGCTCTCACCGATGCAGCTCTGTATGAAAGCTCTCACCGATGCAGCTCTGTATGAAAGCTCTCACCGATGCAGCTCTGTAAGAAAGCTCTCACCGATGCAGCTCTGTACAAAAGCTCTCACCGATGCAGCTCTGTATGAAAGCTCTCACCGATGCAGCTCTGTATGAAAGCTCTCACCGATGCAGCTCTGTATGAAAGCTCTCACCGATGCAGCTCTGTATGAAAGCTCTCACCGATGCAGCTCTCTATGAAAGCTCTCACTGATGCAGCTCTGTATGAAAGCTCTCACCGATGCAGCTCTCTATGAAAGCTCTCACCAATGCAGCTCTCTATGAAAGCTCTCACCGATGCAGCTCTGTATGAAAGCTCTCACCGATGCAGCTCTGTATGAAAGCTCTCACCGATGCAGCTCTGTATGAAAGCTCTCACCGATGCAGCTCTGTATGAAAGCTCTCACCGATGCAGCTCTGTATGAAAGCTCTCACCGATGCAGCTCTCTATGAAAGCTCTCACCGATGCAGCTCTCTATGAAAGCTCTCACGATGCAGCTCTGTATGAAAGCTCTCACCGATGCAGCTCTGTATGAAAGCTCTCACCGATGCAGCTCTCTATGAAAGCTCTCACCGATGCAGCTCTGTATGAAAGCTCTCACCGATGCAGCTCTGTATGAAAGCTCTCACCGATGCAGCTCTCTATGAAAGCTCTCACCGATGCAGCTCTGTATGAAAGCTCTCACCGATGCAGCTCTGTATGAAAGCTCTCACCGATGCAGCTCTCTATGAAAGCTCTCACCGATGCAGCTCTCTATGAAAGCTCTCACCGATGCAGCTCTGTATGAAAGCTCTCACCGATGCAGCTCTGTATGAAAGCTCTCACCGATGCAGCTCTCTATGAAAGCTCTCACCAATGCAGCTCTCTATGAAAGCTCTCACCGATGCAGCTCTGTATGAAAGCTCTCACCGATGCAGCTCTGTATGAAAGCTCTCACCGATGCAGCTCTCTATGAAAGCTCTCACCGATGCAGCTCTCACCGATGCAGCCGATGCAGCTCTCACCTATGAAAGCTCTCACCGATGCAGCTCTCTATGAAAGCTCTCACCGATGCAGCTCTCTATGAAAGCTCTCACCGATGCAGCTCTGTCTGCAGACAAGGGTGGATTTATCCAAGTAGAATTTTCAAAGTTCTAGAACAGCACTTTGTTTTAACCACGTAGATACCATTTCTGTATAACTCCAACGCTAAAATACCTATAGTCTTAGTACTGGTGTtttgggtaaaatcactggggaaaccAAACCAGGGAAAAATAGCCATGTTACAACCTACGTGTTGTGacaattgcgttgtttgctctataacctgttagttcaaaTGCCTTGCGATCGTGATTTATAGgcctaagggggggggggggggggggacaataagaagacacagtggcagaataaattcaaccacacctttgtttcatcacaaaactggaGAACAACATCTGTCCGGTGGAGTCCACAatgcatattgcatgtaacaaacagttccatgacctacagcatggtcaatcaAGTTAATGTTTCCCACATTTTTGGAGCTGCCTctatcacaccctgatctgtttcacctgtctttgtgattgtctccacccacctccaggtgtcacccgttTTCCCCATTATTCCACGGGGTATTTATTCctgtgttctgtttgtctgttgccagttcgtcttgtcttgtcaagtcaaccagcgctTTTCTTGTCAAGTCTctgtttttctagtcctccccgTTCTGACCTTTGCCTGCCCTTACACTGAGCCCGCCTGCACTGACCTcgtgcctgcctgccactctgtacctccttatgatcttttgcctgtccacaacctgtctcttgcctgccccttgtttaataataaatatcagagactcgaaccctctgcctcccgtgtctgcatctgggtctctccCTGTATCGTTAtagcctccactattccagcaccatttcaacttcaacaatTCGACATCAtgaaatcacctatgcttagtctaatacagaagtattccaaaaacaatttagtccaacataagctaaatatcatgtggctgtccatggtactgatttatgtgtttgtgtgcgtaAGTAGAAAAAacgtgttgactcaccctacttgtaaagaaaggccaatgccatcctcctctctttcatgttgccgaaacgtctatgactctgtcatacatgCTTTAAGTTTATGTTgacctaggctacctggctaaaatgttgCTTGCTAGCCTAATTTCCTTTCATGacaacattagctagttaacattagccttcaggatattgaacttccatcctgtCAGTCCAGgagcacaatgtatgaattaatggttgtgACAGAATCGCAGAATTGGCCAGtgtggagaattaagtaaaaccacaagtctaaATCCCTAATCTCTGTCTTTGGCTAATTTAGGAAACTAGATACaacaattcaaaaaaaaaaatctgtcaatAATGTTTGGCTGGATGTCCTAACTGGCTTCCctttacacttttttttggtgcaccaggaccattcacagctgagctcactcagtttagctcaacgctgactGGCTAttattaataaaaataaaaataaatgatcaAGGGAGGCTTCCCTTGTATTCAATGCTACAGGCGGCAACAATGttatactctttttgaccagaaagcatcagatagatgagctacacatacagagacagaggggcgctgttttgtgttgctcagatgctttctcctgtgagatactGTAAATTAAGCCTCTTGCAAAATGAAGTAAAATTATGAAAGATACatttatttgatacattttttttatttttttatcttggtGAATGTTTTGGGGAAGCCTGCCTTcctttggcatccatgaatacatgccactgcACAGTCCGAAACTTCAGTATGAGAACCAACTGATTGCACATGGATGATCCAATATCTTAACACCTTGGGTGTTAGCTTGGCGTAGAAGTACACATCATAAATTCAATATCATCACCATTCTATATCTTGGCAGTACATGGAACGTGCTTTAATACGTTTTTACCAAAACAATTGGCGGCCGGCGAGGTGACGGATTTGTTGTTTTTTCGAATCCCAGACTGTATCTTTAGAACATTAAGTGTTGAAGGGGGCTCTGGAATTGTTCCCCTCAGAGTTCTGACTGTTGAGTGGGAACATCCTCCTCATGGCGTCCATATCCACCTTCTTCCTGAACGTCTCCGTGGTGAAATAGTAGGCCAGTGGGTCCAAAATGGCGTTCAGACAGGCCACCATCAGGCTATAGCGGTATGCCGACAGTAGGGGACATGGTACCGCTTTCCTATGGACATAGAGGATCGCCAGAGTCCCATGGTAGGGCAGGAAGCAGGCCAGAAATATCACCAGGTTGGTGGTGATCATCCTCTGGATCTTCCCAGAGTTGATGAGGTCTGTCTGGGCTACAGCGCTCCTTGTGATGGTGCGGATCAACGCCCAGGAACAGACCAACATCACCACCAAGGGGATACCGAAGCCGACGGTTAGTGTCGAGGCGACTGCCGTGGCCTGTGTGGCGTAGACTGGAAGGTCCCCGAAACAGAGGTCCTGCATCTCCTTGGATACCTCTCTATGTTTCAgccgaaagacagagagagagaaagggagagagagggaggaagagagagagagaaagggagagagagggaggaagagagagagagaaagggagagagagggaggaagagagagagagaaagggagagagagggaggaagagagagagagaaagggagagagagggaggaagagagagagagaaagggagagagagggaggaagagagagagaaacggagagagagggaggaagagagagagagaaagggaaagagagggaggaagagagagagaaaggtagagagagggaggaagagagagagagggaggaagagagagagagaaagggagagagagggaagaagagagagagagaaagggagagagagggagggagagagagagggaggaagagagagagagaaagggagagagagggagaaagagagagagggaggaagagagagagagaaagggagagagagggaggaagagagagagagaaagggagagagagggaatataacaggatatattAATGATACAGGGTTGGGTCTGATGTGATGTTACagacccctttctgtgtttgcaaacATTGCCGCAAGAGGGAAATGAGCGCAAGTTGGTGGCAGAACAAGGGGGAGTTCTTATAGAACACCAGCAAAAAAAGGCTCTATTTACatgttgtattatgttgcatATAATGCTTTTGGATTATAATTCGATTTTAAGGCTCacatgaatgtcctgcttaatataatgtttgtgtcatcatcgcaaatcaactgcattatactTAAAAAACACTTAAACTTCAGCCAGTAATATTATAATTTAGCTAGGTTTTGCTGCAGACTATATCAATGaccgttagcattctagctaacaactgCTGCATCGAAAATAGTTATGTTGCAAAGATTACAACCAAATACAATCTTAGCGACTGTTCAAACAAGAATAAAAACACAATTGTAAGTGCATGAGAACCCAATAAAGTTATTTTGTTTAGAAGCAATAAAAAAGGAAATCTAGGCGATGTTGAATGGGCGCAGATGGCGATGGCTTTCTTACTGCCGCCAAGATTCGTGCGTATCTGT
Above is a genomic segment from Salvelinus fontinalis isolate EN_2023a chromosome 36, ASM2944872v1, whole genome shotgun sequence containing:
- the LOC129835447 gene encoding lysophosphatidic acid receptor 6, which gives rise to MSINTTHNCTEPQGNRLFVGVYSMVFMVGLILNLTALVVFFRYTKSRSHTTVYMTNLAIADLLLVLTLPLRIYYHLGMSGLPQLPQALCEGVGLVLLVNMYGSIFLLTCMCFDRCVAVCFPMSCRIREGRKKAPLVCLGVWVLTIGASLPFYISKRREVSKEMQDLCFGDLPVYATQATAVASTLTVGFGIPLVVMLVCSWALIRTITRSAVAQTDLINSGKIQRMITTNLVIFLACFLPYHGTLAILYVHRKAVPCPLLSAYRYSLMVACLNAILDPLAYYFTTETFRKKVDMDAMRRMFPLNSQNSEGNNSRAPFNT